In the genome of Streptacidiphilus rugosus AM-16, one region contains:
- a CDS encoding GMC family oxidoreductase produces the protein MTAAKEYDYIVVGAGAAGGVLANRLSEDPDVSVLVLEAGGNVIPPEVDDPSVWYRLLGSSIDWGYTTVPQPGLDGRSVYEPRGKAPGGSSNLYIMMHIRGHASDFDNWAYQGAAGWSYQDVLPYFALAESQEDVTAPTTGTAGPQRITNASKHRPNPASRAFIDAAVELGHEEIADFNIDGPNRGLFGTGWHHLDVADGRRQGSLAAYLEPALARPNLTLRTAAQTTRLLFEGERCVGAEYVQSAQPARPEPGAGRIVQDARGEAAPGGLQQVRARREVIVAAGAIESPKLLLLSGIGAPEQLRQFDIPLRSAVPGVGENFHNHVLTGLMAEVRQELAPPHQNLSESALFLASRPGLPAPDLQIAFVHVPFDVIVGQSHPNTVSILPGVVRPVSRGWIRLAGRDPLAAPLINPNYFGDRWDLERMVQAVELARDLFGTSAFSSWYKQELQPGPEVGDREALRAWVRRSAESYHHQAGSCRMGVDDLSVVDPELRVHGVQGLRVVDASVMPAVPSGNCHAAIVMIAERAADMIKGVSRV, from the coding sequence GTGACAGCCGCAAAGGAGTACGACTACATCGTCGTCGGGGCGGGCGCGGCGGGCGGTGTGCTGGCCAACCGCCTCAGCGAGGACCCGGACGTCAGCGTCCTGGTGCTGGAGGCCGGCGGGAACGTGATCCCGCCCGAGGTCGACGACCCCTCGGTCTGGTACCGGCTGCTGGGCAGCTCCATCGACTGGGGTTACACCACCGTGCCGCAGCCGGGACTGGACGGGCGCAGCGTCTACGAGCCGCGCGGCAAGGCGCCGGGCGGCAGCAGCAACCTCTACATCATGATGCACATCCGGGGCCACGCCTCGGACTTCGACAACTGGGCCTACCAGGGCGCGGCCGGCTGGTCCTACCAGGACGTGCTGCCCTACTTCGCGCTCGCCGAGTCCCAGGAGGACGTGACCGCCCCGACCACCGGCACCGCCGGACCGCAGCGGATCACCAACGCCTCGAAGCACCGGCCCAACCCGGCCTCCCGCGCCTTCATCGACGCCGCGGTGGAGCTGGGCCACGAGGAGATCGCCGACTTCAACATCGACGGTCCGAACCGCGGCCTCTTCGGCACCGGCTGGCACCACCTGGACGTGGCCGACGGCCGCCGCCAGGGTTCGCTGGCCGCCTACCTGGAGCCGGCTCTCGCCCGCCCCAACCTGACGCTGCGCACCGCCGCGCAGACCACCAGGCTGCTGTTCGAGGGAGAGCGCTGTGTGGGCGCCGAGTACGTCCAGTCGGCGCAGCCCGCCCGCCCCGAGCCTGGCGCGGGCCGGATCGTCCAGGACGCGCGGGGCGAGGCCGCGCCCGGGGGCCTGCAGCAGGTGCGAGCCAGGCGCGAGGTGATCGTGGCCGCGGGCGCGATCGAGTCGCCCAAGCTGCTGCTGCTCTCCGGCATCGGCGCGCCGGAGCAACTGCGGCAGTTCGACATCCCGCTCCGCTCCGCCGTCCCGGGCGTCGGCGAGAACTTCCACAACCACGTGCTGACGGGCCTGATGGCCGAGGTCCGCCAGGAGCTGGCGCCGCCGCACCAGAACCTCTCCGAGAGCGCGCTGTTCCTGGCCTCCAGGCCCGGCCTGCCCGCGCCGGACCTGCAGATCGCCTTCGTGCACGTGCCCTTCGACGTGATCGTGGGCCAGTCGCACCCGAACACCGTCTCCATCCTGCCCGGCGTGGTCCGCCCGGTCTCGCGGGGCTGGATCCGGCTGGCCGGACGCGATCCGCTGGCCGCGCCGCTGATCAACCCGAACTACTTCGGCGACCGCTGGGACCTGGAGAGGATGGTCCAGGCAGTCGAGCTGGCCAGGGACCTCTTCGGCACCTCGGCCTTCTCCTCCTGGTACAAGCAGGAGCTCCAGCCAGGACCCGAGGTCGGCGACCGCGAGGCGCTGCGCGCCTGGGTCCGCCGCAGCGCCGAGAGCTACCACCACCAGGCCGGCTCCTGCCGGATGGGCGTCGACGACCTCTCCGTCGTCGACCCCGAGCTGCGGGTGCACGGCGTCCAGGGGCTGCGCGTGGTCGACGCCTCGGTGATGCCGGCGGTGCCGTCCGGCAACTGCCACGCCGCCATCGTGATGATCGCCGAGCGGGCGGCCGACATGATCAAGGGAGTGTCCCGTGTCTGA
- a CDS encoding DJ-1/PfpI family protein, translating into MSDAVLAPGPLTGQRIAVLMESDYYEPEIFYYQHRFAEEGAQVDFLTRLWGQESITFSGHEYRAPFVVERSFEGLSDADLRGYGAVIVPSGMVADRLRYTEDVDRLSPATELLRRAFEQQGVLKGVICHGMWLAASIPDKVRGRKVVCHNNLIGDIRNMGANYVDEDVVVDGDLVTGRTGAHHHLFARRIVELLSARGGTSGGAR; encoded by the coding sequence GTGTCTGACGCCGTGCTCGCGCCCGGCCCGCTCACCGGGCAGCGGATCGCCGTGCTCATGGAGAGCGACTACTACGAGCCGGAGATCTTCTACTACCAGCACCGCTTCGCCGAGGAGGGCGCCCAGGTCGACTTCCTCACCCGGCTCTGGGGCCAGGAGTCGATCACCTTCTCCGGCCACGAGTACCGCGCGCCCTTCGTGGTCGAGCGCAGCTTCGAGGGCCTCTCCGACGCCGACCTGCGCGGCTACGGCGCGGTGATCGTGCCCTCCGGCATGGTCGCCGACCGGCTCCGCTACACCGAGGACGTGGACCGGCTCTCCCCGGCCACCGAGCTGCTGCGGCGCGCCTTCGAGCAGCAGGGCGTGCTCAAGGGCGTGATCTGCCACGGCATGTGGCTGGCCGCCTCGATCCCGGACAAGGTGCGCGGCCGGAAGGTCGTCTGCCACAACAACCTGATCGGCGACATCAGGAACATGGGCGCGAACTACGTGGACGAGGACGTCGTCGTCGACGGCGACCTGGTCACCGGCCGGACCGGGGCGCACCACCACCTGTTCGCCCGCCGGATCGTCGAGCTGCTCTCCGCGCGCGGCGGGACCAGCGGCGGTGCCCGGTGA
- a CDS encoding VOC family protein encodes MRWSHVGLNCRDQKATEEFYTRWFGFDRARVVDLGDSEIVFLRRGEAYLELFQAAEPVAAAAHDDGPAAPGRMRHLAFQTEDVDAFLAGMGEAAEITLGPMGFDDFICGWRSVWLRDPDGVIVEVSQGFQDDDRLDEDLRATDGRSTS; translated from the coding sequence ATGCGCTGGTCGCACGTCGGCCTCAACTGCCGCGATCAGAAGGCGACCGAGGAGTTCTACACCCGCTGGTTCGGCTTCGACCGGGCCAGGGTGGTCGACCTCGGCGACTCGGAGATCGTCTTCCTGCGCCGGGGCGAGGCCTACCTGGAGCTGTTCCAGGCCGCCGAACCGGTCGCCGCGGCCGCGCACGACGACGGCCCCGCGGCGCCCGGCCGGATGCGCCATCTCGCCTTCCAGACCGAGGACGTGGACGCCTTCCTCGCCGGCATGGGCGAGGCGGCCGAGATCACGTTGGGCCCGATGGGCTTCGACGACTTCATCTGCGGCTGGCGCAGCGTGTGGCTGCGCGACCCGGACGGCGTGATCGTCGAGGTCAGCCAGGGCTTCCAGGACGACGACCGGCTCGACGAGGACTTGCGAGCAACCGACGGAAGGAGCA